GAAGGGTACACTGAAAGGCGGCGCGGCCGTTCGGGCAGCATCGGTCTTATTAATTGGCATTGTTGCGGTGTTCCTCATTTATGCGAATAACATTTTTATTAAACGGAGAAGTAAGGAAATCGGCATGTTTCAGCTGATCGGTATGACGAAAAATAGGATCTTCCGCATTCTTAGTGCGGAGAACTTAATCATTTATTTTGGTTCGTTGATCATCGGGATCTTTCTTGGTTTTGCTGTTTCAAAGCTGATTCTCATGATTTTATTCCAGATCACAGATGTAGAAACGGCAGCTACCCTGAGATTTTCGCTTAAAGCTATGGTGCAGACACTCGGCGTCTGTGGCGGGATCTATGGGCTCATTATGGGAATGAACTACCTGTTCATTCAGAGGCAGACGATTCTTTCCCTTTTCCGCACCTCTTCCAAAACCGAAGGCAAAGTAGGCCGGATCTCACTATTTGAAATCATTATGGGGATTCTTGGGCTTGGACTCATTTCCACGGGATATTATGTTTCTTCCCAGCTATTTTCCGGGTCGACAACCTCCATGAACAGCTTGTTCGGAACAATGATTTTTATTCTCGCATCCGTCATCATTGGCACGTACTTCTTTTATAAAGGATCGGTACGGTTTGTGGCGAATATCATTCGAAAGAATAAGCAGGGCTATATGAATATTAATGAAGTGCTGTCTCTGTCATCAGTCATGTTCCGCATGAAATCCAATGCGATGCTGCTGACGATTATTACGACGGTATCCGCTCTTGCGATTGGGCTCTTGTCCTTAAGCTACATCTCTTTCTATTCTGCCGAAAACTCAGCAGGAAATGGCACTCCGGACGATTTTTCGTTTGTGACAGAAGCGCAGGCGGAAGAGTTTACTGAAAAGCTTGACGGAATCCCTTACACCGAAGAGAAGATTGATGTTATAAGGGTAGCCGTTAATGTGGAGGAGATTGTAGGCTCAGATATGGAAGGGATGGCTTTCCAATCAGGAGAAATGACACTGGCCGTGATAAAAGATCAGGCGGTCCCTGGAATTGATGTTGGTGAAAACCAGACCATCTTCACCGGCTTTTACGATGCCCTGCAGCGAATGATGCAACTGGAAGACTCAGGAGAGCTAGTGTTTAAGGGAAAAGAAGAATCCTTTACTTTAAACTTTTTAGGAGTTTCAAAACAGAGCGTCCTATCTGGTTACTTTTCTGGAGGAGGTCTGCCCACTGCGGTCGTAGATGAAACTGTTTATGAGAAGCTGTCCCAAGATTTAAATCCTAAACTCCAGGGAGAGTACTCCCAATACATTGGTATTAACCTGGAGGCTGAAGATCAGGTGGAAAAAGCGGATGAAGTGTTCCAGAGTCTTGCTCTTAGCAGTGATGTAGGAACCGCATCAGATTACGCGATTACTCAAAACCAGAAACAGAATATGGGACTCGTCATGTTTATCGTCGGTTTCTTAGGACTCACCTTCTTAATCACATCCGGATGTATTCTTTATTTCAAACAAATGGATGAAGGCGAAGAGGAGCGACCGAACTATACAATTTTAAGAAAGCTTGGCTATACGAACCGTGATTTACTGCGAGGCATCCAGGGCAAACAGGTCTTTAACTTTGGCATCCCGCTGCTGGTTGGACTCCTGCACAGCTACTTTGCAGTCCAGTCAGGCTGGTTTTTCTTCGGAACCGAGCTATGGATCCCCATGTTCATCGTGATGGGCGTCTACACCGCTCTCTATTCCATATTCGGCTTGCTCTCCGTCCTCTACTACAAACGCATCATCAAAGAAGCCCTGTAAGTTTGATCATTTGATCGTTTGATACATTTATTTCCACCTCAGGTCATCCAGAAACTGGATGACCTGAGGTGGAATATTTTGGGGCATCACTTGCTCAGTCGGTTTTCGTAGAGTTGTTTGTTCTCTTCGTCGAAGCAGACGAAATAGACGTGTTCGATTTCTTCGTGCTCCTCTAAATAGTCCTGAACGGTGCGGATCGCAATTTCGGCCGCTTCTTCTTTAGGGAAGCCATAAATGCCGGTACTGATATTCGGGAAAGCCACGGTTCGAAGGCCGTGTTCCGATGCCCGTTTCAGGGAATTGCGATAGCAGTCTGCCAGCCGGTCCGCCTCATTTTTATGACCTCCATTCCAAACGGGGCCAACGGTATGAATCACTTTCTCAGATGGCATCTTTCCTGCTGTCGTCACCACCGCTTCACCTGTTTCACATCCGTCAAACTTCTTACTCTCTTCCATAATCGATGGACCGCCGGCCCGGTGAATCGCTCCATCAACACCGCCGCCCCCGGCGAGCTTTTTGTTCGCGGCATTCACGACCGCATCGACCTCCATTTTGGTAATATCCCCCTGGATGACTTCGATCTTATGATTCACATGTACCCACTCCTTTTGAATATAATGTAAGCATGTCCGACTTACGGAAGCTTGTTCATTTGTTATAGTAAAGATAGAGAAAGTTTGAGGTGAAGTTATGGATCCGGAAAATCTACTCCATAAAGTCAGCAAGCACACCCCGTCCATCCTTGGAAGTAAAAATTTCGTGAAATTCGCGATTCTGCTTCCGCTTATCGAAAAAGATAACGAAACACACGTCCTGTTTGAAGTTCGTTCTCATAAAATGAGAAGGCAGCCCGGTGAGATCTGTTTTCCCGGCGGCAGAATTGATCTGCAGGATCCCGACGCAAAAGCAGCAGCCCTCAGGGAAACAAGGGAGGAACTGGGCATACCTGAACGGGATTTGCTGCACGTTCACCCCCTGGATTACCTGGTTTCCCCTTTTGGAATGATTGTGTATCCT
The Halobacillus halophilus DSM 2266 DNA segment above includes these coding regions:
- a CDS encoding FtsX-like permease family protein; translated protein: MNINQIILRNLKKNLKNYYLYVFALIFSVALYFAFVTLQYDPAMDSTKGTLKGGAAVRAASVLLIGIVAVFLIYANNIFIKRRSKEIGMFQLIGMTKNRIFRILSAENLIIYFGSLIIGIFLGFAVSKLILMILFQITDVETAATLRFSLKAMVQTLGVCGGIYGLIMGMNYLFIQRQTILSLFRTSSKTEGKVGRISLFEIIMGILGLGLISTGYYVSSQLFSGSTTSMNSLFGTMIFILASVIIGTYFFYKGSVRFVANIIRKNKQGYMNINEVLSLSSVMFRMKSNAMLLTIITTVSALAIGLLSLSYISFYSAENSAGNGTPDDFSFVTEAQAEEFTEKLDGIPYTEEKIDVIRVAVNVEEIVGSDMEGMAFQSGEMTLAVIKDQAVPGIDVGENQTIFTGFYDALQRMMQLEDSGELVFKGKEESFTLNFLGVSKQSVLSGYFSGGGLPTAVVDETVYEKLSQDLNPKLQGEYSQYIGINLEAEDQVEKADEVFQSLALSSDVGTASDYAITQNQKQNMGLVMFIVGFLGLTFLITSGCILYFKQMDEGEEERPNYTILRKLGYTNRDLLRGIQGKQVFNFGIPLLVGLLHSYFAVQSGWFFFGTELWIPMFIVMGVYTALYSIFGLLSVLYYKRIIKEAL
- a CDS encoding O-acetyl-ADP-ribose deacetylase, with product MNHKIEVIQGDITKMEVDAVVNAANKKLAGGGGVDGAIHRAGGPSIMEESKKFDGCETGEAVVTTAGKMPSEKVIHTVGPVWNGGHKNEADRLADCYRNSLKRASEHGLRTVAFPNISTGIYGFPKEEAAEIAIRTVQDYLEEHEEIEHVYFVCFDEENKQLYENRLSK
- a CDS encoding NUDIX hydrolase, with the protein product MDPENLLHKVSKHTPSILGSKNFVKFAILLPLIEKDNETHVLFEVRSHKMRRQPGEICFPGGRIDLQDPDAKAAALRETREELGIPERDLLHVHPLDYLVSPFGMIVYPYAGYVNHPYSAVDPNPDEVGDVFTVPLSYLMETEPEIHHVGFEARPKENFPFELIEGGKDYNWQTRQFEEYFYKYEDKVIWGLTARILSHFIDMISSEN